The following are encoded in a window of Methylocystis rosea genomic DNA:
- the mnmA gene encoding tRNA 2-thiouridine(34) synthase MnmA → MTNSVSDHAPQPSSPRETRVVVAMSGGVDSSVVAALLQEQGYDVVGVTMQLYDHGEATHRKGACCAGRDIHDARNVAARLGIPHFVLDYESKFREKVIDEFAASYASGETPVPCVACNQFIKFADLMETAKDLGAHALATGHYISARDDGRGGRALYRAKDAARDQSYFLFATTREQLRMLRFPLGDYAKAEVRDMARRFGLEVADKPDSQDICFVPTGRYTDVVEKLAPASVVPGEIVHLDGRVLGRHAGVIHYTIGQRRGLGLGAKVAGRDAEPLYVLRLDAAKAQVVVGPREALDTRAVQLRDVNWIGDGALSSLPPEGLDIMARVRSTRPPVPARLIPGGDGGALVVFAASEFGVSPGQACVFYDADENEARVLGGGFIAGIEPAAMTMASKAPPLRAAEVRRAPR, encoded by the coding sequence ATGACGAATAGCGTATCGGATCATGCGCCGCAGCCTTCCTCGCCGCGCGAGACGCGGGTTGTCGTCGCCATGTCGGGCGGCGTCGACTCCAGCGTCGTCGCCGCTCTGCTGCAGGAGCAGGGCTACGACGTCGTGGGCGTCACGATGCAGCTTTATGATCACGGGGAAGCCACGCACCGCAAGGGCGCCTGCTGCGCGGGGCGCGACATCCACGATGCGCGAAATGTTGCGGCGCGACTGGGCATTCCGCACTTCGTTCTCGATTACGAGAGCAAGTTTCGCGAGAAGGTGATTGACGAATTCGCCGCGAGCTACGCCAGCGGCGAGACTCCCGTGCCCTGCGTCGCCTGCAACCAGTTCATCAAATTCGCCGATCTCATGGAGACGGCGAAGGACCTCGGCGCGCACGCGCTCGCGACCGGCCATTACATTTCCGCCCGAGACGACGGACGCGGCGGCCGTGCGCTCTACCGCGCCAAGGATGCGGCGCGCGACCAGAGCTATTTCCTTTTCGCGACGACCCGCGAGCAGCTGCGGATGCTGCGCTTTCCGCTCGGCGATTATGCCAAGGCCGAAGTTCGCGACATGGCCCGTCGCTTCGGACTCGAGGTCGCCGATAAGCCGGACAGCCAAGACATCTGCTTCGTCCCGACGGGGCGCTATACAGACGTCGTCGAGAAGCTTGCGCCAGCTTCGGTGGTGCCCGGCGAGATCGTGCACCTCGACGGCCGTGTGCTGGGACGCCACGCCGGCGTCATCCACTACACCATCGGGCAGCGCCGCGGCCTGGGGCTGGGCGCAAAAGTCGCCGGCCGCGACGCGGAACCGCTTTACGTCTTGCGTCTTGACGCCGCGAAGGCTCAGGTCGTGGTCGGCCCGCGCGAGGCGCTGGACACGCGCGCGGTGCAGCTACGCGACGTAAACTGGATTGGCGACGGCGCGCTCTCTTCCCTGCCGCCCGAGGGCCTCGACATTATGGCGCGCGTGCGCTCGACGCGGCCGCCAGTCCCCGCGCGATTGATCCCGGGCGGCGACGGCGGCGCGCTGGTCGTCTTCGCGGCGAGCGAATTCGGCGTCTCGCCTGGGCAGGCGTGCGTCTTCTACGACGCAGACGAAAATGAAGCGCGCGTGCTCGGCGGCGGATTTATCGCCGGGATCGAGCCTGCAGCGATGACGATGGCATCAAAGGCGCCGCCGCTGCGCGCCGCAGAAGTGCGAAGGGCGCCTCGATGA
- a CDS encoding ribose-phosphate pyrophosphokinase, giving the protein MKLLAGNSNRPLAEAIAAHLGVQLCRAQVRRFADQEIWVEILENVRGQDTFVIQSTSAPANDHLMELLIMIDALRRASARRITAVIPYFGYARQDRKQGPRTPISAKLVSNLITRAGADRVLTVDLHAGQVQGFFDIPTDNLFAAPVIVADIKSHLELKNVMVVSPDVGGVVRARALAKRIDAPLAIVDKRRERAGDSEVMNIIGDVSGHNCILIDDIVDSGGTLCNAAEALLAAGAGSVYAFITHGVLSGAAAERIANSKLKQLVVTDTIRATAAVESAPNIRVIPIGHLIGEAIARTAREESVSSLFD; this is encoded by the coding sequence ATGAAACTCCTGGCGGGCAACTCCAACAGGCCGCTGGCGGAGGCGATCGCCGCCCACCTGGGCGTTCAGCTCTGTCGCGCCCAGGTTCGCCGCTTCGCCGACCAGGAAATCTGGGTCGAAATCTTGGAGAATGTGCGGGGGCAGGACACGTTCGTGATCCAGTCCACATCCGCGCCGGCAAACGACCACCTGATGGAGCTCCTGATCATGATCGACGCGCTGCGCCGCGCCTCGGCGCGTCGCATCACGGCGGTCATTCCCTATTTCGGCTACGCCCGCCAGGACCGCAAACAGGGGCCGCGCACGCCGATCTCGGCCAAGCTTGTCAGTAATCTGATCACGCGGGCGGGCGCGGACCGCGTTCTCACCGTGGATCTACACGCTGGCCAGGTTCAGGGCTTCTTTGACATTCCAACGGACAATCTCTTCGCCGCGCCGGTCATTGTGGCGGACATCAAGTCCCACCTTGAGCTCAAGAATGTCATGGTCGTGTCGCCGGACGTCGGCGGCGTGGTGCGCGCGCGGGCGCTGGCGAAGCGCATCGACGCGCCGCTCGCCATCGTCGACAAGCGCCGCGAGCGGGCCGGCGACTCTGAGGTCATGAACATCATCGGCGACGTGAGCGGACACAATTGCATCCTCATCGACGATATCGTCGATTCGGGCGGAACGCTGTGCAACGCCGCCGAAGCCCTGCTCGCGGCGGGTGCCGGCTCCGTCTACGCCTTCATCACCCATGGCGTGCTGTCGGGCGCGGCGGCGGAGCGCATCGCCAACTCTAAGCTGAAGCAGCTTGTCGTCACCGACACGATCCGCGCGACGGCCGCGGTCGAATCCGCCCCGAACATCCGCGTCATTCCGATCGGCCATCTGATCGGCGAGGCGATCGCCCGAACCGCCAGGGAAGAGAGCGTCTCCAGCCTGTTCGACTAG
- a CDS encoding helix-turn-helix domain-containing protein has protein sequence MTKAQILSTEHAPPNRRRDWLCEVIGREYARVDVRPLPAQRLFNEMTIYAGKDVRLSSIRSNAILIEKPNLPSLPDSHDVYLAAVLLSGEYFLEQDGRQVSLKPGDMTVYDATRPHKIYCPGKFSKLIVSLPRATTRAFSPEVDRCAALRVAGAAGVGAMAVSYIRSFAAHAGELTGESFDSMASHCADLIALSLLEPSEHHRIDRGRQATLRRVKRFIESRLGDPRLDPAMAAQTLGLSSRYLNSLFEAEGLSLMRYVWTRRLENCRRDLCADVYAPIGEIAYRWGFSDLSHFSRAFRRRFGQSAREMRAGGN, from the coding sequence ATGACGAAGGCGCAGATCCTTTCGACCGAGCACGCTCCGCCGAATCGGCGACGTGATTGGCTATGCGAAGTGATCGGACGCGAATACGCGCGCGTCGACGTGCGTCCTCTTCCGGCGCAACGCCTGTTCAACGAAATGACGATTTATGCGGGGAAGGATGTTCGGCTTTCTTCGATCCGCTCAAACGCCATACTGATCGAAAAGCCCAACCTGCCGTCGCTACCCGACAGCCATGATGTTTATCTCGCGGCCGTATTGCTTTCAGGCGAATATTTTCTGGAGCAGGACGGACGCCAAGTCTCGTTGAAGCCCGGCGATATGACAGTTTACGACGCGACGCGGCCGCATAAAATTTACTGCCCGGGAAAATTCTCCAAGCTGATTGTCTCGCTGCCGCGCGCGACGACGCGTGCGTTCTCGCCCGAAGTCGACCGCTGCGCGGCGTTGCGAGTCGCTGGCGCCGCGGGAGTCGGCGCGATGGCTGTGTCTTACATCCGGTCCTTCGCGGCCCATGCCGGCGAGCTGACCGGGGAATCTTTCGATTCGATGGCCAGTCACTGCGCCGATCTGATCGCCTTGTCGCTCTTAGAACCCAGCGAACATCACCGGATAGACCGAGGGCGGCAGGCCACGCTGCGCCGGGTGAAGCGGTTCATTGAGAGCCGCCTCGGCGATCCGCGGCTCGATCCAGCGATGGCGGCGCAGACGCTGGGTCTCTCGTCGCGCTATCTCAATTCGCTTTTCGAAGCCGAGGGACTATCGCTGATGCGCTATGTGTGGACGAGGCGTCTCGAGAATTGTCGCCGCGACCTCTGCGCCGACGTTTACGCCCCGATCGGCGAGATCGCCTACCGCTGGGGGTTCAGCGATCTCTCGCATTTCAGCCGCGCCTTCCGTCGGCGGTTTGGACAATCGGCGCGCGAGATGCGTGCAGGCGGCAACTAG
- a CDS encoding DUF1697 domain-containing protein: MTRFVALLRAVNVGGTGKLAMTELKAMCVDAGFDHVQTYIASGNVVFKSKASPRRVKSELEARLLAYAGKPVAVFVRTADEMQAVLNRNPFPEKPANFTVAIFLDAPPPPDALDHAVGKADEEMHLGSREIYVHYGAGIGRSKLKIPAAMHGTARNMRTIAKLVDMAREI; encoded by the coding sequence ATGACCCGTTTTGTCGCGCTGTTACGCGCCGTGAATGTCGGGGGAACCGGCAAACTCGCGATGACCGAACTCAAGGCGATGTGCGTCGACGCTGGCTTCGATCATGTCCAAACTTATATCGCGAGCGGAAACGTCGTCTTTAAGAGCAAAGCCTCTCCAAGAAGGGTAAAGTCGGAGCTGGAGGCGAGACTGCTCGCTTATGCCGGAAAGCCCGTCGCGGTTTTTGTGCGCACCGCCGATGAAATGCAGGCAGTTCTCAACCGAAATCCCTTCCCCGAAAAACCAGCGAATTTCACCGTGGCGATTTTCCTCGATGCCCCGCCGCCGCCCGACGCGTTAGATCACGCCGTAGGCAAAGCAGACGAGGAAATGCATTTGGGATCACGCGAGATTTATGTTCATTATGGCGCCGGGATAGGTCGCTCGAAACTCAAAATTCCCGCTGCGATGCATGGCACGGCGCGCAATATGCGCACGATCGCAAAACTCGTCGACATGGCGCGCGAAATTTGA
- a CDS encoding acyl-CoA synthetase produces MPEGRVTPKMLDPVPTRFNLARYCLAENARLRSDATALTVVGDAGAQRWTHAELDLRVRRLAAGLRSLGLPAGARVMIRMGNEANAALAYFAAIAAGYVALLASSQLTFEEAEFMARDCGASVLALGASFENESHSGKFHILRGADLARLAESAPIPDYVDTGADDPAYLVYTSGTTSRPKGVLHAHRAAWGRRPMREHWTGLGPGDVMLHAGAINWTYTLGVGVVDPLSAGASAVLYNGHPDPAVWPRLIETYRATIFAAVPGVFRQILKYGAPESANLSSLRHALSAGAALPSSLLADWRARTGKDIFEAFGMSEISTFVSSGPTAPVRPDSPGRPQPGRAVAALPQEGGETALRPGETGLLAVRRDDPGMMLGYWNREEEEREAFRGAWFVSGDLVEFDADGYMWRHGRVDEVMNAGGYRVSPAEVEKRLLEINDVVEAAAAERPGRDATATIIKAYVVTRDGAARDEAAILEYCRAHLAAYKCPRAVMFLDALPRNANGKLNRAALP; encoded by the coding sequence ATGCCAGAAGGCCGTGTGACCCCGAAGATGCTCGACCCCGTTCCGACCCGCTTCAATCTCGCGCGCTATTGCCTCGCCGAAAATGCGCGGCTGCGGTCCGACGCGACGGCGCTCACCGTCGTCGGCGACGCCGGCGCGCAGCGCTGGACCCACGCTGAGCTCGATCTGAGGGTGCGGCGTCTGGCCGCCGGTTTGCGGTCCCTCGGCCTTCCGGCGGGCGCGCGCGTGATGATCCGCATGGGCAACGAAGCAAATGCGGCGCTCGCCTATTTCGCGGCGATCGCCGCCGGCTATGTGGCGCTGCTCGCGTCCTCTCAGCTCACCTTCGAGGAAGCCGAGTTCATGGCGCGCGATTGCGGCGCGTCGGTGCTCGCCTTGGGCGCGTCCTTCGAGAACGAGTCGCATAGCGGAAAATTTCACATCTTGCGCGGCGCCGATCTGGCGCGGCTCGCCGAGAGCGCGCCCATCCCCGACTATGTCGACACCGGCGCCGACGATCCCGCTTATCTCGTTTACACCTCCGGCACGACGAGCCGGCCGAAAGGCGTGTTGCATGCGCATCGCGCCGCCTGGGGCCGACGGCCGATGCGGGAGCATTGGACGGGGCTTGGCCCCGGCGACGTGATGTTGCACGCCGGCGCCATCAATTGGACCTATACGCTTGGCGTTGGCGTCGTCGATCCGCTGTCGGCCGGGGCCAGCGCGGTGCTTTACAACGGGCATCCAGATCCTGCGGTATGGCCGCGTCTCATCGAAACCTATCGCGCGACGATCTTCGCCGCTGTGCCGGGCGTCTTTCGGCAGATCCTCAAATATGGCGCGCCGGAGAGCGCCAATCTATCGAGCCTGCGCCATGCGCTCTCGGCAGGCGCGGCGCTGCCGTCGAGCCTGCTCGCCGATTGGCGCGCCCGTACGGGCAAAGACATCTTCGAAGCCTTCGGCATGAGCGAGATTTCGACCTTCGTCTCCAGCGGGCCGACGGCCCCGGTGCGTCCGGACTCGCCCGGCAGGCCGCAGCCGGGGAGGGCGGTGGCGGCGCTGCCGCAAGAGGGCGGCGAGACTGCGCTTCGGCCAGGCGAAACAGGCCTCCTCGCCGTGCGCCGGGACGATCCGGGCATGATGCTCGGCTATTGGAACCGTGAAGAAGAGGAGCGCGAGGCGTTTCGCGGCGCGTGGTTCGTCTCCGGCGATCTCGTCGAATTCGACGCCGACGGCTACATGTGGCGCCACGGCCGCGTCGACGAAGTCATGAATGCGGGAGGCTACCGGGTCTCGCCGGCGGAAGTCGAGAAAAGGCTGCTCGAGATCAACGACGTCGTTGAAGCGGCGGCGGCGGAGCGCCCGGGGCGCGACGCAACCGCGACGATCATCAAGGCCTATGTCGTGACGCGCGACGGCGCGGCGCGGGACGAAGCGGCCATCCTCGAATACTGCCGCGCGCATCTCGCCGCCTACAAATGTCCGCGCGCGGTCATGTTTCTCGACGCGCTGCCACGCAACGCCAATGGCAAGCTCAATCGCGCGGCCTTGCCGTAA
- a CDS encoding integration host factor subunit alpha, with protein sequence MSIAKPKEMLKPFVARANGEDVEHESASHEDGARGTLTREDIALAIHRRLEGMSRREAKRLTDLVIEEMAATLASGESLKLHDFGSFIVRTKRERAGRNPRTGAPVPIEARRVITFKASPNMKAAINGAIPLTKVKKRARGRVARQQGGAEVVRIFAP encoded by the coding sequence ATGTCGATCGCGAAACCAAAAGAGATGCTGAAGCCCTTCGTCGCGCGCGCCAATGGCGAAGACGTCGAGCATGAATCAGCGTCGCATGAAGACGGCGCACGCGGCACGCTCACGCGCGAGGACATTGCGCTGGCGATCCATCGCCGGCTTGAAGGCATGTCCCGCCGCGAAGCCAAGCGCCTGACCGACCTGGTGATCGAGGAAATGGCGGCGACTCTCGCGTCCGGCGAGTCGCTCAAGCTGCACGACTTCGGCTCGTTCATCGTGCGCACGAAACGCGAGCGCGCGGGCCGCAATCCGCGCACCGGCGCGCCGGTGCCGATCGAAGCACGGCGAGTCATCACCTTCAAGGCGTCGCCCAATATGAAGGCGGCCATTAACGGCGCGATACCTTTGACGAAGGTCAAGAAGCGGGCCCGTGGCCGCGTCGCGCGGCAGCAGGGCGGCGCCGAAGTGGTGAGAATCTTCGCCCCATGA
- a CDS encoding AprI/Inh family metalloprotease inhibitor, with protein MAIFSGRQRQWLGFCLVAAVSVSAPLAHAAGPTEASGRYSILREGDKDTGCMLTLDARTRGGAGLKAQLAPACRDNGVVIFDPIGWGLDRGRLVLTARKGHKAHFEKGADGVWRRDAKEGKALGLRPL; from the coding sequence ATGGCGATATTTTCTGGGCGACAAAGGCAATGGCTGGGGTTCTGCCTTGTCGCCGCCGTGAGTGTCTCGGCGCCGCTCGCGCATGCCGCCGGACCGACGGAGGCTTCTGGCCGCTACTCGATTCTCCGCGAGGGAGATAAGGATACGGGCTGCATGCTGACGCTGGATGCGCGCACGCGCGGCGGCGCCGGCTTGAAGGCGCAGCTTGCCCCGGCCTGCCGGGACAATGGCGTCGTCATATTTGATCCCATCGGCTGGGGTCTCGACAGGGGGCGGCTCGTGCTCACCGCCCGCAAGGGGCACAAGGCGCATTTTGAGAAGGGCGCCGACGGCGTGTGGCGCCGCGACGCCAAGGAAGGCAAGGCGCTCGGCCTTCGCCCCCTCTAG
- the hemN gene encoding oxygen-independent coproporphyrinogen III oxidase yields MDPASLALAEKSAPRYTSYPTAPHFSKTIGDGDARAWLANLEPSASLSLYFHVPFCTAICAYCGCHTKAVRQDAPLQSYAQTLKSEIALTSEATRARRVASIHWGGGTPGILGPSRFTAIVAVLRDHFDLSAETEHAIELDPRILDADLVEALAAAGVTRASLGVQDLNAHVQEASGRIQPYETVARAVELLRGAGITAINLDLMYGLPKQSVEDAARTASLAASLAPQRLAVFGYAHVPWFKSHQKLIDAAALPGAGERLAQAAAVRATLEGAGFEAIGLDHFARPEDPLAVAARERRMRRNFQGYTIDAADALLPFGVSSIGRLPEGYVGNATDLAGWRRAIESGRFATTRGVAFTREDIARADLIERLMCDFDVDYGAVAARHGYAEDAFDAAQASLEALADDGVIDVQGRRLAVTERGKPFVRLVAAAFDAYLQSAPARHSSAV; encoded by the coding sequence ATGGACCCAGCGTCCCTGGCCTTGGCCGAAAAATCCGCGCCGCGCTACACGAGCTATCCCACGGCGCCTCATTTCTCCAAGACGATCGGCGACGGCGACGCGCGTGCGTGGCTCGCGAACCTCGAGCCTTCCGCGTCGCTCTCGCTCTATTTCCACGTTCCATTTTGCACAGCCATCTGCGCCTATTGCGGCTGTCACACGAAGGCGGTGCGCCAGGACGCGCCGCTCCAGTCTTATGCGCAGACGCTAAAGAGCGAAATCGCGCTCACCTCAGAAGCGACGCGCGCGCGGCGCGTCGCGAGCATCCATTGGGGCGGCGGCACCCCGGGCATTCTAGGACCATCGCGGTTCACTGCGATCGTTGCAGTTCTGCGCGATCATTTCGATCTTTCCGCCGAAACTGAACACGCGATCGAACTCGATCCGCGCATTCTCGACGCCGATCTCGTCGAGGCGCTTGCCGCCGCCGGAGTTACCCGAGCCTCGCTCGGCGTGCAGGATCTGAACGCGCATGTGCAGGAGGCGTCCGGCCGCATACAGCCTTATGAGACGGTGGCGCGCGCCGTGGAATTGCTGCGCGGCGCAGGCATTACCGCCATCAATCTCGATCTGATGTATGGACTGCCGAAGCAAAGCGTCGAAGACGCCGCGCGCACCGCCTCGCTCGCGGCCTCGCTCGCGCCGCAGAGGCTCGCGGTTTTCGGCTATGCGCATGTGCCCTGGTTCAAGTCGCACCAGAAGCTGATCGACGCCGCGGCGCTGCCCGGCGCCGGCGAGCGTCTGGCGCAGGCGGCGGCGGTGCGGGCGACCCTTGAAGGCGCGGGATTCGAGGCGATCGGACTCGATCATTTCGCGCGTCCCGAGGACCCGCTGGCGGTCGCCGCGCGCGAAAGGCGCATGCGCCGCAATTTCCAAGGGTACACGATTGACGCCGCCGATGCGCTGCTGCCGTTCGGCGTTTCGTCCATCGGACGGCTTCCGGAGGGCTATGTCGGAAACGCCACCGATCTTGCGGGATGGCGACGCGCGATCGAGTCAGGACGTTTTGCAACCACGCGCGGCGTCGCGTTCACGCGCGAGGATATCGCCCGCGCGGATCTGATCGAACGCCTCATGTGCGATTTCGACGTTGACTACGGCGCGGTGGCTGCGCGTCACGGGTATGCGGAAGACGCCTTCGACGCGGCGCAGGCGTCGCTCGAGGCTCTTGCGGACGACGGCGTCATCGACGTACAGGGCCGACGACTCGCCGTGACCGAACGCGGAAAGCCCTTCGTTCGCCTTGTCGCAGCCGCCTTTGACGCCTACCTGCAGTCGGCGCCAGCCCGCCATTCCTCGGCGGTGTGA
- a CDS encoding ATP-dependent DNA helicase, translated as MPIWTPEQDQALTAVARWLETPGARQVFRLFGYAGTGKSTLARHLAEHVEGDVAFAAFTGKAALVMRSKGCKDARTIHSLIYRATDTETEEPSFVLNDDSAAARAKLIVVDECSMVDEELGRDLLSFGKKVLVLGDPAQLPPVKGGGFFTEAEPDVMLKEVHRQAADNPIIRLSMAIRAGESVERGVFGDTRVISRDALDPALVTGADQVLVGLNKTRRAYNGRLRQLRGFTGELPQSGEKLVCLRNNRKKGLLNGALFTVKSAGALRRGKVRMLVTPEDGEAAKFQRVAVVPQLFGAETDIPYALRKDSDEFDFGYALTVHKAQGSQWDDVTLFDESFAFREHRARWLYTGVTRAAKRLTLVM; from the coding sequence ATGCCCATCTGGACGCCCGAACAGGATCAAGCGCTGACCGCCGTCGCGCGCTGGCTTGAAACGCCCGGCGCGCGGCAGGTGTTTCGGCTGTTTGGATACGCCGGAACGGGCAAATCGACGCTCGCGCGGCATCTCGCCGAACATGTCGAAGGCGATGTCGCCTTCGCCGCCTTCACCGGCAAGGCGGCGCTCGTCATGCGCTCCAAGGGTTGCAAGGACGCGCGCACAATTCACAGCCTCATCTATCGCGCGACCGACACGGAAACCGAAGAGCCGTCGTTCGTTCTCAACGACGACAGCGCCGCCGCGCGTGCGAAACTCATCGTGGTCGATGAATGCTCGATGGTCGATGAGGAACTGGGCCGCGATCTTCTGTCCTTCGGCAAGAAGGTGCTGGTGCTCGGCGATCCGGCGCAATTGCCGCCGGTGAAAGGCGGCGGCTTCTTCACCGAGGCCGAGCCCGACGTCATGCTGAAAGAGGTGCATCGGCAGGCGGCCGACAATCCGATCATCCGCCTGTCAATGGCGATCCGCGCAGGCGAGAGCGTCGAGCGCGGCGTTTTCGGCGATACGCGCGTCATCAGCCGCGACGCGCTCGATCCTGCGCTCGTGACCGGCGCCGATCAGGTGCTCGTCGGCCTGAACAAAACGCGGCGCGCCTATAACGGACGCCTGCGCCAGCTGCGTGGCTTTACGGGCGAGTTGCCGCAGTCGGGCGAGAAGCTCGTCTGCTTGCGCAACAATCGCAAGAAAGGACTTCTGAACGGCGCGTTGTTTACGGTAAAGAGCGCCGGAGCCCTGCGCCGTGGCAAGGTGAGAATGCTGGTGACGCCTGAAGATGGCGAAGCCGCCAAATTTCAGCGTGTGGCGGTCGTTCCGCAACTGTTCGGCGCGGAAACCGACATTCCTTATGCGCTTCGCAAGGACTCGGACGAGTTCGATTTCGGTTATGCGCTTACCGTTCACAAGGCCCAGGGTTCGCAATGGGACGACGTGACGCTTTTCGATGAGTCCTTCGCCTTCCGCGAACATCGGGCGCGATGGCTTTACACCGGCGTGACGCGCGCGGCGAAGAGACTGACGCTCGTCATGTGA
- a CDS encoding HNH endonuclease codes for MLNADYRPLSYYPLSLWGWQDAIKAVFLDRVNIVSEYDKTVKSPSFEMRLPSVVSLKEYVRPTRHPAFTRFNVFLRDRFTCQYCGEHEELTFDHVIPRSKGGATTWENVVAACSPCNLRKGDRLPKEAHMSPAQAPFQPSVADLHRNGRLFPPNYLHESWMDYLYWDSVLEP; via the coding sequence GTGCTCAACGCCGACTACAGGCCGCTGAGCTACTATCCGCTCTCGCTGTGGGGCTGGCAGGACGCAATCAAGGCGGTGTTTCTTGACCGCGTGAACATCGTCTCGGAATACGACAAGACGGTCAAAAGCCCGAGCTTCGAGATGCGTCTGCCCTCGGTCGTGTCGCTCAAGGAGTATGTGCGGCCGACCCGTCACCCGGCGTTCACGCGGTTCAACGTGTTCCTGCGCGATCGCTTCACCTGCCAATATTGCGGAGAACATGAGGAATTGACGTTCGATCACGTCATTCCTCGATCGAAAGGAGGCGCGACGACGTGGGAAAACGTCGTCGCGGCGTGTTCGCCGTGCAATCTGCGCAAGGGCGACCGCCTGCCGAAGGAGGCGCATATGTCGCCGGCGCAGGCGCCCTTTCAGCCGAGCGTCGCCGACCTGCATCGCAACGGCCGGCTGTTTCCGCCCAATTACCTGCACGAAAGCTGGATGGATTATCTCTATTGGGATTCGGTGCTCGAACCATAG
- a CDS encoding exonuclease SbcCD subunit D: protein MPTADGLLPTAGVIRLLHTADWHLGATLQGWSREAEHRDALAQLVAIARERAVDAVIVAGDIFDSLNPSADAQRLLYDTLRDLRVACPHARIALVAGNHDPAARLEAPRALFEMADVVSIGAFARRDGAFDARAHLSPIRDASGRIGAHLLALPYPRAVDLPVTIGGGAASAVREAYREAVESARREIGMAPLIVTGHLHVAGALESEGSERRILVGGEHALPSDMFSPDIAYVALGHLHRPQSVDRETIRYSGSLIPMSKTEIGYAHGVSIIDVDDSGAVVVQHAPIIRPVRHLRAPASGALSVTELEAALGALDLDASAPMDAWPFAHLAIRVDGPAVGLKAELDAICEKFPLRVVSTSVERPQAPAAAPTPLRLAERKPMELFREAFEQAHGVAPTDNHFDCFERLLQEA, encoded by the coding sequence TTGCCCACGGCCGACGGCCTGTTGCCTACTGCCGGAGTGATTCGCCTTCTCCACACGGCCGATTGGCATCTTGGCGCGACCCTGCAGGGCTGGTCGCGCGAAGCCGAGCACCGCGACGCGCTGGCGCAGCTTGTCGCCATCGCCCGGGAGCGCGCGGTCGACGCCGTCATCGTGGCGGGCGACATTTTTGACAGCCTCAATCCGTCCGCCGACGCCCAGCGGCTGCTCTACGACACATTGCGCGACTTGCGCGTCGCCTGTCCGCATGCGCGCATCGCGCTCGTCGCCGGCAATCATGATCCAGCGGCGCGACTCGAAGCGCCGCGCGCATTGTTCGAGATGGCTGACGTCGTTTCGATCGGCGCCTTTGCGCGTCGCGACGGCGCCTTCGACGCCCGCGCGCATCTTTCGCCGATCCGCGACGCCAGCGGCAGAATTGGCGCACATTTGCTCGCGCTGCCTTATCCGCGCGCGGTGGATCTGCCTGTGACGATCGGAGGCGGCGCCGCCAGCGCCGTGCGTGAGGCCTATCGCGAGGCGGTCGAAAGCGCGCGGCGTGAAATCGGCATGGCGCCGCTCATCGTCACCGGCCATCTTCATGTCGCAGGCGCGCTCGAATCGGAAGGGTCCGAACGACGGATTCTCGTCGGCGGCGAACATGCGCTTCCGTCCGACATGTTTTCGCCGGATATCGCTTATGTTGCGCTTGGCCATCTGCATCGTCCGCAATCCGTCGACCGCGAGACGATCCGCTACTCCGGTTCGCTCATTCCCATGTCGAAGACCGAAATCGGCTATGCGCATGGCGTCAGCATCATCGATGTCGACGACAGCGGCGCCGTTGTCGTTCAACATGCGCCGATCATCCGTCCTGTCCGGCATTTGCGGGCGCCGGCGAGCGGCGCTCTGTCCGTAACCGAACTCGAGGCTGCGCTCGGGGCGCTCGATTTGGACGCCTCGGCGCCGATGGACGCCTGGCCCTTCGCGCATCTTGCGATCAGGGTCGACGGCCCGGCTGTTGGGTTGAAGGCCGAGCTTGACGCCATCTGCGAGAAATTTCCGCTGCGCGTCGTTTCGACCAGCGTCGAACGGCCACAAGCGCCTGCGGCGGCGCCGACGCCGCTGCGCCTTGCGGAGCGTAAGCCGATGGAATTGTTTCGCGAAGCCTTTGAGCAGGCGCACGGCGTCGCCCCGACCGACAATCATTTCGACTGTTTTGAGCGTCTTCTGCAGGAGGCGTGA